Below is a genomic region from Candidatus Acidiferrales bacterium.
AGGAACCAGGCGGACAATCTTATTTTCCAGAGCAAGAAGCAGCTGCAGGAATTCGGAGATAAAATTCCGGCCGATAAGAAAAAGGCATTGGAAGACGCCATCCAGAAACTGGAAAGCGCTGCCAAGACCGCTGCGGTCGGGCAGCTGAAACCGGAGATCGAGAATCTGAGTAAAGTGTGGAGTGAAGCTGCAACATACATGTACCAGCAAGCTCAAGCTCAGCAGCAGCCCGGTCAGCAAAGCCAGGGTACGCAAGATTCGGCTCAGTCCGGTCAGAGCCAGAACACCGGCGGACAGAAGGCTGCCGAGAATGCCGACTACGAAATAATCGACGATAAGGATAAGAAGTAATTAATCGATGGTGCAGGAGTTGAACTCCTGCACCGGTCTCTCCGCGGCAGTTCAACTGTCGTAGAGCTTTTTGCAGGAAGAATTTTATGAACCCAAATAAACTAACGGTAAAATCTCAGGAAGCCTTGGAAGCCGCAAGATCGATTGCGGAGGAAAATGGCAACCAGGCGATAGAGCCCGAACATCTTTTGATGGCTCTACTGCGCGACGACGAAGGGATCCCGGCATCTGTCCTGAAGAAGGCCGGTGCCAACGTCGATTATCTCCGCTCAAAGGCAAACGAATCGATCAAGAAATTCCCGAAGATCTCGGGCGGCGGAATAGCAAACCAATACCTCTCGCAGCCGCTGGCAAAAACTCTCGATGCAGCCGAAAAGGAAGCGGCTCAAATGCGAGACGAGTTTGTCAGCACCGAGCACATTTTGCTTGCCCTTATCAGCGAAAAGGGGACGGACTCATATAAGATTCTGACAGCACAGGGACTCAATCGTGATCTGGTTTTGAAGGCGCTTCGTGAAATTCGCGGCACTCAAAAAGTGACGGATCAAAATCCGGAAGAGAAATACCAATCCCTGCAGAAGTTTGGACGGGACCTGACCGACCTTGCAAGGAAAGGAAAACTCGATCCGGTGATCGGCCGTGACGATGAGATAAGAAGGGTGCTGCAGGTCCTGGCGAGGAGGACAAAAAACAATCCTGTCCTGATCGGCGATCCCGGTGTCGGGAAGACGGCGGTCGTCGAGGGAATTGCAAGAAGAATTGCAAGCGGCGACGTTCCTGATGGACTTAAGTCGAAACGAATCGTAGAACTCGACATGGGAAGCTTGGTTGCAGGCACCGGATATCGCGGACAGTTTGAAGACAGATTAAAATCGATCATCAAAGAAGTAGTGGAATCCGACGGCGAGATTATTCTCTTCATGGACGAGCTGCACACACTTGTCGGAGCGGGAGCCGCTCAGGGCTCCGTCGACGCTTCGAACATGTTGAAGCCCGCACTGGCACGCGGCGAGCTCAGAGCCATCGGTGCCACTACAATTAACGAGTACCGGAAGTATATCGAGAAGGACCCGGCACTCGAAAGGAGATTCCAGCCGATCTTCGTCGATGAACCTTCCATTGAAGACACCATTTCCATCCTCCGCGGTTTGAAGGAAAGATACGAAGTGCACCATGGTGTTCGTATTACCGACGGAGCGATAGTTGCGGCCGCTCAGCTGAGCAACCGTTACATCACGGACAGATTCCTCCCCGACAAGGCGATAGACTTGATCGACGAAGCCGCTTCAAAACTCCGGATTGAAATGGATTCTCTGCCCGAAGAGCTAGACGAAGTCGAAAGGAAGATCAAGCAGCTTGAGATCGAAAAACAGGCGGTACGGAGAGAGAAGGACGAGGAATCCCAAAAGCGTTTGCTGATAATCGAGCGGGAGCTTGCCGACCTGCGAGAACAAAGCGGACAGCTGAAAGTCCATTGGCAAAACGAGAAGGATCTCATCCAGTCGATTCAGAAATCTAAAGAGGAGATAGAGAAACTTAAAGTCGAGGCGGATACCGCCGAGCGGCGAGGCGACCTCGGAAAAGTGGCGGAGATCAGATACGGAAAGATCGTCGAGCAGGGAAAAAAGATGATGGAGTCGACGAAGAAACTTGCCGAAGTACAGAAAAACAGCAAGATGCTCAAGGAGGAAGTCGATTCCGAAGACGTTGCAGAGATCGTTTCACGCTGGACAGGAATTCCGGTTTCCCGCATGCTTGAAAGCGAACGCAGCAAACTTCTTCACATCGAAGCGAAAATCCATGAAAGGCTGGTAGACCAGGAAGAAGCGGTCTCGGCAGTTGGAAACGCTGTCCGCCGCGCGAGAGCAGGGCTCCAGGACGAGAAGCGCCCCATAGGATCTTTTATATTTATCGGCTCAACCGGTGTCGGAAAGACCGAACTGGCTCACGCACTCGCGGAAGCTCTCTTCGACGATGAAGATGCCATGGTACGCATCGATATGTCGGAGTACACGGAGAAATTCTCGGTCTCCCGTTTGATGGGAGCCCCTCCTGGATATGTCGGCTACGAAGAAGGAGGACAGTTGACCGAAGCCGTTCGCAGAAAACCATATTCGGTAGTCCTCCTTGACGAAATTGAAAAGGCACACCCGGAGGTCTTCAACGTGCTGCTCCAGGTTCTCGACGAAGGAAGACTCACCGACAGCAAGGGAAGGACCGTCAATTTTAAGAATACGATAATAATTATGACTTCCAACCTCGGCTCGCAGCTGGTCCAGCAGAAAATCGAAACGACTAAGGAACGAGACCGTGCCGAGATGATGGAGACATTACGCAATGATTTGTTCAACCTTCTTAAACAGACGATCCGACCCGAGTTCCTCAACAGGATAGACGAGATAATCGTATTCAAGCCGCTGACAAGAAATGAGATAAGGAGCATCGTCGACCGTCAGCTTGAAAGGATAATCTCAAGGGTCAATGTCAACAACAATATCAAGCTGGCTGTCAGCGATAGAACGAAGCTGTTTTTGGCTGATGCCGGATATGATCCGACGTTCGGAGCAAGACCACTGAAAAGAACTATACAGAGATACATTTCCAACCCACTTGCGGAGAAGGTTCTTGCCGGGGAATTCATGCCGGGCGATTCGATAGAGATCGACATCCCGGAATCGGGGAAATTGGAATTCGTGAAGGTTACCGAAAAAGCGGAAGCGGTGAAATAATATTTAGTATCTCTCCAGAAGCCCGTCAAGCGTAACACCGACGGGCTTTTGCTTTTTTGCAGGCCGAAGTTGGACATACCACTTGTGAGCAACCTTTTCATGTTTGGGAGTCATCCCGGCAGGATTCTTGCATTTCTGCCAAAAAATACGCATTTTTAATTAAAAAGTGGCAAGAAAAGCATCCCTCAACCGCGATACCAAAGAGACAAAAATTTCCTGTTCCTTAAATCTGGATGGAAAAGGAAAGTATGAAGTCTCGACCGGCATCAAATTTCTCGATCACATGCTCGAGCTTTTTTCAAAGCACAGCCTCATCGACGTCCAACTGAAAGCGAAAGGCGACGTTCGTGTGGACGATCACCACACCATCGAAGACGTCGCCATCGTGCTGGGAAAATGCATCGAGAAAGCGCTCGTCGATAAGGCAGGAATAAATCGATACGGCACCGCGTACGTCCCGATGGACGAATCATTGGCGAGATGCGTTCTCGATCTTTCGGGCCGCGGCTACTGCATCTACAATGCAGAATTTTCGCGCGCAAAGATAAATGATCTTTCGACGGAGATGATTGAGCATTTCTTCAAGTCCATTTCGGAAAACATGAAGGCAAATGTTCACATCGATCTCCTTTACGGAAAAAACAACCACCATCGCAGTGAAGCGATCTTCAAATCTTTTGCGCTTGCCCTGCGCGAAGCGGTGAAAATGAACCCGCGAATTTCAGGTGTGCAGTCAACAAAAGGAAAACTATAAATGCTAACGAACAAGACAATCGGTATAATCGGGGCGGGACACATCGGCGCTGCAGTCATCGGCGGACTCATCAAGGCGAAATTAACGTCTCCCAAAAATATTATCGCGTCGAGACGGAGTGAAGATAATCTTGCTGAGCTTGCCAAGATTTTTGGAATCCACACGACAACGGACAACAAGAAAGTCGCCAAATCTTCCGACATCATAGTGCTCGCAATCAAGCCGATGAACTCAAGAGATGTCCTGAACGAAATCAAAGAACTCATCACGCCGTCGCAGGTCATCATCAGCGTTATGGCCGGTATCAGAACTTCATTCATTAATTCGATACTCGGAGTTGAATGCCCCGTGATTAGAACGATGCCGAACACGCCCGTACTGGTCGACAGCGGCGCCACCGCAATAAGCAAAGGAAAGTTCGCCGGCGAGGAGCATCTCAAAATTGCACATGCGATTTTCAAATCTATCGGTACGGTCGAAGTTGTTCCGGAAAACTTACTCGACGCCGTGACCGGCCTGAGCGGAAGCGGTCCGGCCTATATATACATGGTGATCGAAGCGATGACAGACGGCGGCGTTAAGATGGGTATACCCAGGCAGATCGCTTTCAAGCTCGCTGCACAGACCGTCTTCGGCGCTGCGAAACTCGTGATCGAAACAGGAAAGCACCCGGCGATCCTCAAAGACGAGGTTACTACACCCGGCGGAACTGCGATAGCGGCAGTGCATGAACTTGAAACTCACGGATTGAGAACGATGTTAATAAACGCCGTGTCGACGGCAACGATAAGAAGCAAAGAGTTGAGCAAGATAATAGAGGAGAACGACAACGCATAAAGTGACTGTGATTGATTATCGCACGAGCAACCTGCTATCGATAACCAAGGCGTTGCAGGAAGTAGGGGCGATTGTCGAGCTGACAAACAAGCCGGACGAGATCGCCACGGCCGAAAAACTTGTTTTGCCGGGCGTCGGCGCCTTCGGTGCCGCGGTTAGAAACATGGAGTCGTTAGGAATCAAGCAGGCTATCGTGGAGTTTGGAAAAAGCGGGAAGCCTCTGATAGGTATATGTCTCGGGATGCAGCTGCTCTTCTCGGTAAGCTTCGAACTCGGGATCAACAATGGACTCAATCTGATGCCTGGAGAAGTTGTCGCATTCAATTCATCGATGAAAGTCCCCCACATGGGATGGAACAAAGTGGAGTTCATGAAGCCTTCGAGGCTGTTTCGTGACTTAGGAGGCGGCCAGTATGCGTACTTCGTCCATTCGTACTATGCCAAGGTCGATGATAATTATGTTTCCGGAATGACTGAGTACGGGATCCATTTTCCCGCAATCGTAGAAAATGGAAATGTTTTCGGGATCCAATTCCATCCCGAGAAAAGTCAGAGTTTCGGTTTGAAAATCTTAGACAATTTTCTGAAAGCGTAAGGAGCCGTAATGCAGGCGATGAGAAAAAGACTGGAAACTAATATGTGGAACTGTGGAATGCATTGCGAGAAAAAGAAGGCGGGATAGTTTTAAGATGATTCTAGTAATTCCCGCAATAGATTTGCGGAACGGTAAGTGTGTGCGCTTGATACGCGGTGAGGAAGGGACAGAAAAAATTTATTCCGACGACCCGGTAAAAATGGCAATAATATGGAGAGGTGAGAATTTCAAGACGCTGCATCTCATCGATCTCGACGGGGCATTCGAAGGGAAACTTTCAAACTTCGACACCGTGAAATGCATTGTCGAAGCGGTCGACATTCCGGTGGAATACGGAGGAGGAATAAGAACCTATGAGGATGCCAAAAAGATGATCGATGTCGGCGTTTACCGTATTATTATCGGCACCGCTGCTGTAAATGATGAAGATTTGCTTTTGAACCTGCTCAGAGACTTTGGGCCGAGGAGAATTGCGGTCGGAATCGACATGAAAGACGGTATCGTTCAGATAAAAGGATGGAAAGATTCAAGCGGAATCTCTGCCGTCGCACTCGGGAAGAAATTGAAAGGCAACGGAGTCGTCCGAGTTGTTTATACGGACATCACCCGCGATGGTACATTAAAAGGACCGAACTTCGATGCGATGAAAGAATTCGGAAAGGAAACCGGACTCCGCGTAACCGCATCGGGCGGAGTGTCATCATATCAGGATTTGTTAAGATTCCAGGAGCTGGAACAGTATGGAGTTGACTCTGTGATTGTCGGAAAGGCACTCTACGAAAACCGTTTCCCATGTGTCGAGCTCTGGAGGATGAACGAAAAAGTACTCGACGATCTGGGGCCGACGAGACGATAGATGCTGGCCAAACGTATTATACCCTGCCTCGATGTAAACGCCGGCAGGGTAGTAAAAGGAGTAAACTTCGTCAATCTCACCGATGCGGGCGACCCGGTTGAATCCGCAAAGTTTTACGAGCGGGAGGGTGCCGACGAAATAGTTTTCCTCGATATAACCGCGAGCTCCGATAACAGAGCAACGATGCTGAATGTGGTTCGAAAAACCGCCGAAACCGTATTCCTCCCGTTCAGCGTCGGAGGCGGAATAAGATCGGTGGATGATATAAGAAGCATACTTTCAAACGGCGCGGACAAAATCAGCCTGAACACGGCGGCAGTGTTGAAGCCGGAACTCATTTCTGAAGGCGCTGAAGAGTTCGGAGCCCAGTGCATTGTCGTCGCAATTGACGCAACCAGGAACGATTCGCAGCAGAATGCGAAGAGTACCACATTGCCATCTTCACTCGAACACCTTACTATGCCGAATGTCGAAGAGTCTTCCGGCTACGAAGTCTATATAAATGGCGGCAGAACATCTACAAAAATAGATGCCGTCGAATGGGCAAAGTACGTTGTTTCCTGCGGCGCAGGAGAAATTCTATTGACGAGCATCGATAGAGACGGAACAAATAGCGGCTACGACATGGAAATTCTGAAGAAGGTCACGACAGCGGTGAACGTTCCGGTCATAGCAAGCGGCGGTGCCGGAACCCTGGACCATTTTTATGACGCAATAAATCGCGGAGGTGCAGATGCGGTTCTCGCTGCATCTGTGTTTCATTTTGGTAAATTCAAGATAAGGGAAGTAAAAGACTACTTATCAGAGAAAGGCGTTCCGGTAAGAATATGAATAACATGGATGAGATCATTGCCAAGCTAAAATTTGATGACAGAGGTTTAATCACGGCCGTGACTCAGGATTATGAGACCGGTGAAATCCTCATGCTTGCACACATGAATTCAGAAAGTTTCAGGAAAACGGTCGAGACAGGGCAGGCAGTTTATTGGAGCAGGGCGAGGAACAGACTCTGGCACAAAGGCGAAGAATCCGGCAACTTTCAAAATGTC
It encodes:
- the clpB gene encoding ATP-dependent chaperone ClpB, with protein sequence MNPNKLTVKSQEALEAARSIAEENGNQAIEPEHLLMALLRDDEGIPASVLKKAGANVDYLRSKANESIKKFPKISGGGIANQYLSQPLAKTLDAAEKEAAQMRDEFVSTEHILLALISEKGTDSYKILTAQGLNRDLVLKALREIRGTQKVTDQNPEEKYQSLQKFGRDLTDLARKGKLDPVIGRDDEIRRVLQVLARRTKNNPVLIGDPGVGKTAVVEGIARRIASGDVPDGLKSKRIVELDMGSLVAGTGYRGQFEDRLKSIIKEVVESDGEIILFMDELHTLVGAGAAQGSVDASNMLKPALARGELRAIGATTINEYRKYIEKDPALERRFQPIFVDEPSIEDTISILRGLKERYEVHHGVRITDGAIVAAAQLSNRYITDRFLPDKAIDLIDEAASKLRIEMDSLPEELDEVERKIKQLEIEKQAVRREKDEESQKRLLIIERELADLREQSGQLKVHWQNEKDLIQSIQKSKEEIEKLKVEADTAERRGDLGKVAEIRYGKIVEQGKKMMESTKKLAEVQKNSKMLKEEVDSEDVAEIVSRWTGIPVSRMLESERSKLLHIEAKIHERLVDQEEAVSAVGNAVRRARAGLQDEKRPIGSFIFIGSTGVGKTELAHALAEALFDDEDAMVRIDMSEYTEKFSVSRLMGAPPGYVGYEEGGQLTEAVRRKPYSVVLLDEIEKAHPEVFNVLLQVLDEGRLTDSKGRTVNFKNTIIIMTSNLGSQLVQQKIETTKERDRAEMMETLRNDLFNLLKQTIRPEFLNRIDEIIVFKPLTRNEIRSIVDRQLERIISRVNVNNNIKLAVSDRTKLFLADAGYDPTFGARPLKRTIQRYISNPLAEKVLAGEFMPGDSIEIDIPESGKLEFVKVTEKAEAVK
- the hisB gene encoding imidazoleglycerol-phosphate dehydratase HisB, whose product is MARKASLNRDTKETKISCSLNLDGKGKYEVSTGIKFLDHMLELFSKHSLIDVQLKAKGDVRVDDHHTIEDVAIVLGKCIEKALVDKAGINRYGTAYVPMDESLARCVLDLSGRGYCIYNAEFSRAKINDLSTEMIEHFFKSISENMKANVHIDLLYGKNNHHRSEAIFKSFALALREAVKMNPRISGVQSTKGKL
- the proC gene encoding pyrroline-5-carboxylate reductase; the encoded protein is MLTNKTIGIIGAGHIGAAVIGGLIKAKLTSPKNIIASRRSEDNLAELAKIFGIHTTTDNKKVAKSSDIIVLAIKPMNSRDVLNEIKELITPSQVIISVMAGIRTSFINSILGVECPVIRTMPNTPVLVDSGATAISKGKFAGEEHLKIAHAIFKSIGTVEVVPENLLDAVTGLSGSGPAYIYMVIEAMTDGGVKMGIPRQIAFKLAAQTVFGAAKLVIETGKHPAILKDEVTTPGGTAIAAVHELETHGLRTMLINAVSTATIRSKELSKIIEENDNA
- the hisH gene encoding imidazole glycerol phosphate synthase subunit HisH, whose amino-acid sequence is MIDYRTSNLLSITKALQEVGAIVELTNKPDEIATAEKLVLPGVGAFGAAVRNMESLGIKQAIVEFGKSGKPLIGICLGMQLLFSVSFELGINNGLNLMPGEVVAFNSSMKVPHMGWNKVEFMKPSRLFRDLGGGQYAYFVHSYYAKVDDNYVSGMTEYGIHFPAIVENGNVFGIQFHPEKSQSFGLKILDNFLKA
- the hisA gene encoding 1-(5-phosphoribosyl)-5-[(5-phosphoribosylamino)methylideneamino]imidazole-4-carboxamide isomerase gives rise to the protein MILVIPAIDLRNGKCVRLIRGEEGTEKIYSDDPVKMAIIWRGENFKTLHLIDLDGAFEGKLSNFDTVKCIVEAVDIPVEYGGGIRTYEDAKKMIDVGVYRIIIGTAAVNDEDLLLNLLRDFGPRRIAVGIDMKDGIVQIKGWKDSSGISAVALGKKLKGNGVVRVVYTDITRDGTLKGPNFDAMKEFGKETGLRVTASGGVSSYQDLLRFQELEQYGVDSVIVGKALYENRFPCVELWRMNEKVLDDLGPTRR
- the hisF gene encoding imidazole glycerol phosphate synthase subunit HisF, producing MLAKRIIPCLDVNAGRVVKGVNFVNLTDAGDPVESAKFYEREGADEIVFLDITASSDNRATMLNVVRKTAETVFLPFSVGGGIRSVDDIRSILSNGADKISLNTAAVLKPELISEGAEEFGAQCIVVAIDATRNDSQQNAKSTTLPSSLEHLTMPNVEESSGYEVYINGGRTSTKIDAVEWAKYVVSCGAGEILLTSIDRDGTNSGYDMEILKKVTTAVNVPVIASGGAGTLDHFYDAINRGGADAVLAASVFHFGKFKIREVKDYLSEKGVPVRI
- the hisI gene encoding phosphoribosyl-AMP cyclohydrolase; amino-acid sequence: MDEIIAKLKFDDRGLITAVTQDYETGEILMLAHMNSESFRKTVETGQAVYWSRARNRLWHKGEESGNFQNVKAILIDCDGDAVVLKVEQIGGAACHTGNRSCFSTKIENGKVVDIGVKIFDPEKVYKHKGE